In Hippoglossus stenolepis isolate QCI-W04-F060 chromosome 5, HSTE1.2, whole genome shotgun sequence, one genomic interval encodes:
- the ccdc113 gene encoding coiled-coil domain-containing protein 113, with product MAGVQFTLATMDNMEVTEKEEEQPLSSRIQELRSSNEALLAENDMFESFIGRLNPHDLESQAGGEGTEGSGASQLEGGGRRRRSRSSISDRPLQLTLEQKLYIAQSEIKATQQDREDLKRRSEVVQDNYKASMEVSEMCLAEIRKAKKEFERIMLKRMKDTSLEIKDPEKVLQCLRDKSKDNQLEKLHLKIQALKAEEKKLQQKLQLNKEMGKAEFKKEIIQEKIEQRSDQNPDELKVKSLTVQRVLSSHKEKLHGATMALTELSHEISNREQMLVKLDEDIHEAEEKRSNAEALNQHLLCQMTDYQAPDVTEYMQVKAKHRTLEQSIHIWERKVKIAEMALKTYTKARGKQRAALTGAGSGEDHVPQ from the exons ATGGCAGGAGTTCAGTTTACCCTAGCAACCATGGACAACATGGAAGtgacagaaaaagaggaggaacaaCCTCTCTCCAGCCGAATCCAAGAACTCAG GAGTTCCAATGAAGCCCTGCTGGCAGAGAACGACATGTTTGAGAGTTTCATCGGCCGTTTGAATCCACACGACCTGGAGTCCCAGGCCGGGGGGGAGGGTACGGAGGGATCGGGAGCCTCTCAGCTGGAGGGTGGG ggaCGGAGACGGAGGTCTCGTTCCTCCATATCAGATCGCCCCCTGCAGCTGACCCTGGAACAGAAACTTTATATCGCACAGAGTGAAATAAAGGCGACACAACAAGATCGTGAGGATCTCAAACGGAGAAGTGAGGTAGTCCAGGACAACTACAAG GCCTCTATGGAAGTGTCTGAAATGTGTCTGGCAGAGATCAGGAAGGCCAAGAAAGAGTTTGAACGCATAATGCTCAAACGTATGAAGGACACGAGTCTGGAAATAAAGGACCCAGAGAAGGTGCTGCAGTGCCTCAGAGACAAGTCAAAG GACAACCAGTTGGAGAAGTTACATCTGAAGATCCAAGCACTGAAGGCCGAGGAGAAGAAGCTCCAGCAGAAACTGCAACTCAATAAGGAAATGGGAAAAGCGGAGTTCAAGAAG GAAATCATCCAGGAGAAGATTGAGCAAAGATCTGACCAAAATCCAGACGAACTTAAAGTCAAAAGTTTGACAGTGCAACGTGTCCTCAGTTCACACAAG gagaagCTGCACGGTGCGACAATGGCGTTGACCGAGTTGAGCCATGAGATCAGCAACAGGGAGCAGATGCTGGTCAAACTTGATGAAGACATCCATGAGGCTGAAGAG AAGCGTTCGAATGCCGAGGCCCTGAACCAACACCTGCTCTGCCAGATGACAGATTATCAAGCTCCTGATGTCACCGAGTACATGCAGGTCAAAGCCAAACACAGGACGCTGGAGCAGAGCATTCACATTTGGGAGCGGAAGGTTAAGATTGCTGAG ATGGCCTTGAAGACCTACACTAAGGCAAGGGGCAAACAGAGAGCCGCTCTCACTGGAGCGGGGTCGGGGGAAGACCACGTCCCCCAGTAA